A single region of the Desmonostoc muscorum LEGE 12446 genome encodes:
- a CDS encoding peptidylprolyl isomerase codes for MKITSEDILKQVKFSSKFPEILTGIITRKIVLDTAEELGIQVEIEELQKAADSFRLANKLENANETYQWLEKHQLSIDEFEEMLHYGIVSSKLTSHLFADKVEPYFYEHQLDYMAVVMYEVILDDEDLAMELFYAIKEREISFYEVAHQYIQDTDLRQKLGYQGVLYRQDLKPEISAAVFAATPPQVLTPIETARGFHLIWVEEIIQPSLDSKLANQIGGNLFNEWLKQQKESTIPNTTQLFNSPQG; via the coding sequence ATGAAAATCACATCTGAAGATATTCTCAAGCAAGTAAAATTTTCGAGTAAGTTTCCTGAAATACTCACAGGAATTATCACTCGCAAAATAGTTTTAGACACTGCTGAAGAATTAGGAATTCAAGTTGAGATTGAAGAACTCCAGAAAGCAGCAGATAGCTTTCGCTTAGCAAACAAACTGGAAAATGCCAATGAGACTTATCAATGGTTAGAAAAGCATCAGTTATCAATCGATGAATTTGAAGAAATGCTTCACTATGGGATTGTCTCTAGCAAGTTAACCTCTCATCTGTTTGCCGATAAAGTTGAGCCATATTTTTATGAGCATCAGTTAGATTATATGGCTGTCGTAATGTATGAGGTTATCTTGGATGATGAAGATTTAGCAATGGAACTATTTTATGCAATTAAAGAAAGAGAAATAAGTTTTTATGAAGTAGCACATCAATACATTCAAGATACGGATTTAAGACAAAAGTTAGGATATCAAGGAGTCTTGTATCGCCAGGATTTAAAACCAGAAATTTCGGCGGCGGTTTTTGCTGCAACTCCACCACAAGTTTTAACTCCGATTGAAACTGCTAGGGGATTTCATTTGATTTGGGTAGAAGAGATTATTCAACCTAGCTTAGACTCTAAGTTAGCCAATCAAATTGGTGGTAATTTATTTAATGAATGGCTAAAACAACAAAAGGAGTCAACTATACCTAACACAACACAACTCTTTAATTCCCCTCAAGGATAA
- a CDS encoding nitrogen fixation protein — MNNPLPLCPSAQPDMPNSIALGVMVGTVDEPHFVHFQKPKQVTEELLALAEPVKPTEVFRFAATCMGSGCIHFDGANCRLVQRVVETLPTVAETLPPCHIRSSCRWYQQEGKAACVRCPQVVTDRPITSVDTTK; from the coding sequence ATGAACAATCCTCTACCATTATGTCCCAGTGCCCAGCCTGATATGCCAAACAGCATAGCCTTGGGTGTTATGGTTGGCACTGTTGATGAACCTCACTTTGTCCATTTTCAAAAGCCTAAGCAAGTCACAGAAGAGCTTCTAGCTTTGGCTGAACCTGTAAAGCCTACAGAAGTTTTCCGATTTGCAGCAACCTGTATGGGTAGTGGTTGTATACATTTCGATGGTGCTAACTGTCGCCTGGTTCAACGAGTCGTGGAAACCTTGCCAACAGTTGCAGAAACGCTTCCTCCTTGCCATATACGCTCTAGTTGCCGTTGGTATCAGCAAGAAGGCAAAGCCGCCTGTGTGCGCTGTCCTCAAGTCGTCACAGATCGACCGATTACTTCTGTCGATACTACTAAATAA
- a CDS encoding tetratricopeptide repeat protein yields MTLLDNLLTTWINRPYLDLSPCSHSSWHVYGIDYSYRNLVKDISITHRSITNPVTLIHPISFRQSLIREFGLFQYQVSNPLQLPDELRTERWNVLCDYLTHYQELLPITQLRVIALLSGLCLHEAVLEYIPKMSNAQISDSTMQAHLAYNRAMSNLMLQPDAGTLDNLQELETIANYAPLGSSTRFGASLQLVALFGKRFGNLNATNYWGITAAQALENLQPSLDDFNYKRLRSVYHRAVVFVPLLQKDKEAVVREMNLCQSLAEELTHESRNEIENIAARENLTTVFESRTKEALWLGDIDLAEERARQMVEMEPLYSRYRLQLGEILIKQSKFEEAAKMYRSATRLGPPGTAIAWFMAGQCHEKMGDIDIACDCYLASVQMDELAISAVDKLNNLAPRLGNLALVNWSDMRLLQLQEQQKNIANQSRTSYISEASSELKIAGEKALAQI; encoded by the coding sequence ATGACTTTACTAGACAATTTATTGACTACTTGGATTAATCGTCCTTATCTCGATCTAAGTCCTTGCAGTCATAGTTCTTGGCACGTTTATGGAATAGATTACAGTTATCGTAACCTTGTTAAAGATATCTCAATTACTCATCGTTCAATTACTAACCCTGTTACTCTTATCCACCCTATTTCATTTCGACAGTCATTAATCCGTGAATTTGGCTTATTTCAGTATCAAGTTAGTAACCCACTCCAACTTCCAGATGAATTGAGAACTGAGCGATGGAACGTGCTGTGCGATTACTTAACTCATTATCAAGAACTTTTACCCATTACTCAGCTTCGAGTTATAGCTCTTCTATCTGGTTTGTGTCTTCATGAAGCTGTTCTAGAATATATACCCAAAATGTCTAATGCACAGATTTCTGACAGCACAATGCAAGCACACCTTGCTTATAATCGTGCAATGTCAAATTTAATGTTACAGCCTGATGCTGGTACTCTAGACAATCTGCAAGAATTAGAAACAATTGCCAATTATGCTCCTTTAGGTAGTAGCACTCGGTTTGGTGCTTCTCTTCAGCTAGTAGCGTTGTTTGGCAAGAGATTTGGAAATTTAAATGCTACCAATTATTGGGGAATTACAGCCGCTCAAGCACTAGAGAATCTACAACCTTCACTAGATGATTTTAACTACAAACGTTTGAGAAGCGTTTACCATCGTGCAGTTGTTTTTGTTCCTCTCTTGCAGAAAGATAAAGAAGCAGTCGTTCGAGAAATGAATCTATGTCAATCTCTTGCAGAAGAGTTAACCCATGAATCTAGGAATGAGATAGAAAACATTGCTGCCCGTGAAAATTTGACAACTGTCTTTGAGAGTCGCACTAAAGAAGCATTATGGTTAGGCGATATTGATCTAGCAGAAGAAAGAGCAAGACAAATGGTAGAAATGGAGCCTTTATATTCTCGTTATCGCCTTCAACTAGGGGAAATTTTAATCAAGCAAAGTAAATTTGAAGAAGCTGCCAAAATGTATCGTTCAGCTACCAGACTAGGGCCACCTGGAACGGCGATCGCTTGGTTTATGGCTGGTCAGTGCCATGAGAAAATGGGTGATATAGATATTGCTTGTGATTGCTATCTAGCTTCAGTGCAAATGGATGAACTTGCTATTTCAGCCGTAGATAAATTGAACAATTTAGCTCCTCGTTTAGGTAACTTAGCACTTGTGAATTGGAGCGATATGCGTTTGCTCCAATTACAAGAACAGCAAAAAAACATTGCCAATCAATCCAGAACCTCTTACATCTCTGAAGCATCTTCCGAACTAAAAATAGCAGGAGAAAAAGCATTGGCTCAAATATAA
- a CDS encoding Nif11-like leader peptide family natural product precursor yields MALEHVKAFYERLAADEAFYKQLQGTKSKVECSQVVKDAGYDFTEQEFEKYTSQLLRLNTSDELREMNEKELKAVFGGAYLFTTGAEPLPPYGHSPLEWIGNIQAF; encoded by the coding sequence ATGGCTCTTGAACATGTCAAAGCGTTTTACGAAAGACTGGCTGCTGACGAAGCTTTTTATAAGCAACTTCAAGGCACTAAAAGTAAAGTTGAATGCAGTCAAGTTGTTAAAGATGCTGGTTATGATTTTACCGAGCAAGAATTTGAAAAGTATACGTCCCAGTTGTTACGATTAAATACTTCAGACGAGCTTCGGGAAATGAATGAGAAAGAACTTAAAGCAGTTTTTGGTGGTGCATACTTATTCACTACAGGAGCAGAACCATTGCCACCATACGGTCATTCACCCCTTGAGTGGATTGGAAATATCCAAGCTTTTTAA
- a CDS encoding DUF1496 domain-containing protein gives MNNVKNHELELLNLDEQLLDLSEDEQKAIRGGVATCVYQGQPSTQGATVTQADGVYKCQEDGSWQKVSSK, from the coding sequence ATGAATAACGTCAAAAATCACGAACTTGAGTTATTAAATTTAGATGAGCAATTGCTCGATTTATCTGAAGATGAACAAAAAGCAATAAGAGGTGGGGTAGCTACCTGTGTATATCAAGGTCAACCATCTACACAAGGCGCTACAGTTACACAAGCAGATGGTGTTTACAAATGTCAAGAAGATGGTAGTTGGCAAAAAGTTTCAAGTAAATAG
- a CDS encoding ParM/StbA family protein, with protein MSNIHTLQKIFPAGFDNGYGSLKLLVDGFEVVRVPSYITNAEMEDVPGRVVFNGSAYTVGESAYRTGNYFDRNTDNNENKVNNALLTLLGALAHLPHRKAWHLKLVVSLHDVALADELQKVLNGEYQPILAGKQSDVKIEVLKVVLEGMGALFGHPLPKKLTILDFGNGTTLYSRYNRGQREVHTAYPIGVEVLIDDISQKMKHLNGGKIGDPSKIRFCLEMGHTRYSRDIDIKDIYSTSLKDWYEKYLKKVVNLTLDAKHQGDEIWAIGGGCLLPGFKKLLEKNGFKILDNPVEANVFGLLEMAKTITSKNPTTTSLK; from the coding sequence ATGTCAAACATTCACACCTTACAAAAAATTTTTCCTGCGGGTTTCGATAACGGTTACGGAAGTCTCAAACTTTTAGTCGATGGCTTTGAAGTAGTTCGTGTCCCCAGCTATATAACCAATGCCGAGATGGAAGATGTACCAGGACGTGTAGTTTTTAACGGTAGTGCTTATACAGTTGGAGAGTCTGCTTACCGGACAGGAAATTATTTTGACCGGAATACCGATAATAATGAAAACAAAGTCAACAACGCATTGTTGACTTTATTGGGTGCATTGGCACATTTGCCACACCGTAAGGCTTGGCATTTAAAATTAGTCGTTAGCTTACATGATGTTGCTCTAGCTGACGAATTGCAAAAAGTACTAAACGGAGAATATCAGCCAATACTTGCTGGCAAACAATCAGACGTGAAGATCGAAGTGCTGAAAGTTGTACTAGAGGGTATGGGTGCATTATTTGGGCATCCACTGCCAAAAAAATTAACCATTTTAGACTTTGGCAATGGAACAACCCTGTATTCTCGTTACAACCGGGGTCAACGAGAAGTTCACACCGCCTACCCCATCGGTGTAGAAGTTCTCATCGATGATATTTCCCAAAAAATGAAACATTTAAATGGCGGAAAAATCGGAGACCCATCCAAAATCCGATTTTGTTTGGAAATGGGGCATACCCGATACAGCCGTGACATCGATATTAAAGATATATACAGTACTTCTTTAAAAGATTGGTATGAAAAATACTTGAAGAAAGTGGTGAATCTCACGCTTGATGCCAAACACCAAGGGGATGAAATCTGGGCGATTGGTGGAGGCTGTCTGTTACCAGGATTTAAAAAATTGTTAGAAAAGAATGGCTTCAAAATCCTGGACAACCCGGTGGAAGCCAATGTCTTTGGGCTTTTAGAAATGGCAAAAACCATTACCAGCAAGAATCCAACAACTACATCTCTAAAGTGA
- a CDS encoding Nif11-like leader peptide family natural product precursor, with amino-acid sequence MSLEQIKAFYQRLATNELFRTQIQEVKSKKDGSPPPPPNF; translated from the coding sequence GTGTCTCTCGAACAAATTAAAGCATTTTATCAACGATTAGCAACTAATGAACTTTTCCGAACTCAAATACAAGAAGTGAAAAGCAAAAAAGATGGATCTCCTCCGCCACCTCCTAATTTTTGA
- a CDS encoding Nif11-like leader peptide family natural product precursor gives MSAENIKNFCKHLANNYEFRCQLNTAKNQNEWLSIVSNFGFVFTKQ, from the coding sequence ATGTCTGCTGAAAATATTAAAAATTTTTGCAAACACTTGGCTAATAATTACGAATTTCGCTGCCAACTAAACACTGCTAAAAATCAAAATGAATGGCTTAGTATTGTGTCAAATTTCGGCTTTGTTTTTACTAAGCAATAG
- a CDS encoding ParB/RepB/Spo0J family partition protein, translated as MLKPDISNAFANAGQSQKIHHLTKRVEELEAEINQLRAVEVDSEEKIVLEARIQELVTELADKQGVSEVPINLIDRNPRQPRQTFTKASIKGMAELLKKQGQHTPVILIPLSNGRYLLFDGERRWRAAPEIGWKTLKAVYIITEIEANDRELHRQALSTTLHREDLNALDLAESLIQQIIYDYPELSEQKDSIPRLLNAAMSRLERNRKNLELSDIRLASPETQRQWLETVDFKSAEEQKIFNVILALQLNPTSIDTNIFPLLKLSKDLKNAIREEGLESSKAKELNKLSATQLKINETQARKVRIQLTEKVIQEKLSLSQTKALVKEILEKHKSSENTTNQNSKVIKTVKTIGALELEGLAYNQLKEIRQALESKLKEIDQKMKGASS; from the coding sequence ATGCTAAAACCAGATATTTCTAATGCGTTTGCAAATGCAGGACAATCACAAAAAATTCATCATTTAACTAAACGAGTTGAGGAACTCGAAGCTGAAATTAATCAACTTCGAGCCGTGGAAGTTGATAGTGAAGAAAAAATTGTTCTAGAAGCCCGTATTCAAGAGCTAGTTACAGAATTAGCTGACAAACAAGGAGTTTCAGAAGTTCCAATTAACTTGATTGATCGAAATCCTCGCCAACCCAGGCAAACTTTTACTAAAGCCAGTATAAAGGGAATGGCTGAACTCCTTAAAAAGCAAGGACAACATACTCCTGTAATTCTCATTCCTCTATCTAATGGTAGATACTTATTATTTGATGGAGAAAGACGATGGCGAGCAGCACCTGAAATTGGATGGAAAACACTAAAAGCTGTATATATAATTACTGAAATTGAAGCAAATGACCGCGAACTTCATCGACAAGCTCTTTCAACAACTTTGCATAGAGAGGATCTTAATGCCCTTGACTTAGCAGAATCTTTGATTCAACAAATTATCTATGACTATCCTGAGTTGTCAGAACAGAAAGATTCCATACCACGCTTACTTAACGCCGCAATGAGCCGATTAGAGCGTAACCGTAAAAATTTAGAACTGTCCGATATCCGATTAGCTTCTCCAGAAACTCAAAGGCAGTGGCTAGAAACTGTTGATTTCAAAAGTGCTGAAGAACAAAAAATATTTAATGTAATTTTAGCATTACAGCTTAACCCTACCTCTATTGACACTAATATTTTCCCTTTACTCAAATTATCAAAGGATTTAAAAAATGCTATTCGAGAGGAAGGGTTAGAGAGCAGCAAAGCTAAAGAATTGAATAAGCTATCTGCTACTCAACTAAAAATCAATGAAACTCAAGCTCGCAAAGTAAGAATCCAACTAACTGAGAAGGTTATTCAAGAGAAACTTTCTTTAAGTCAAACAAAAGCTTTAGTAAAAGAGATATTAGAAAAGCACAAATCCTCTGAAAACACAACTAACCAAAATAGTAAGGTTATTAAAACAGTTAAAACTATAGGCGCTCTTGAGCTTGAAGGATTAGCCTATAATCAGCTTAAAGAAATTCGTCAGGCTCTAGAAAGTAAGTTAAAAGAAATTGATCAAAAAATGAAGGGCGCAAGCTCCTAA
- a CDS encoding nif11-class peptide radical SAM maturase 3, which produces MSEYRRISYAVWEITLKCNLACQHCGSRAGHTRAKELTTSEALNLVQQLAEVGIKEVTLIGGEAFLRSDWLEIAQAITQVGMICGMTTGGYGINLDTARKMKEAGIRVVSVSVDGLEETHDRLRGKKGSWQWAFKTMSHLKEVGIPFGCNTQINRLSAREFPQIYEYIRDAGVFAWQIQLTVPMGNAADNNEILVQPYELLDIYPMIARIVQRANQEGVKVQPGNNIGYYGPYERFLRGGDAWSFWQGCTAGLAALGIEADGAIKGCPSLPTAAYTGGNIRDRSLGTIIEETEELRFNLGADTPKGTEHLWGFCKTCEFAQLCRGGCSWTAHVFFDRRGNNPYCHHRALTQAKRGIRERFYLEQPAAGVPFDNGKFVLVEEAIDAPLPENEPLQFSASRIQWPDSWREETELTRSLVGINH; this is translated from the coding sequence ATGAGCGAATATCGCCGCATTAGTTATGCTGTCTGGGAAATTACCCTTAAGTGTAACCTCGCCTGTCAGCATTGTGGCTCACGAGCAGGTCACACCCGCGCTAAAGAACTCACCACCTCAGAAGCCTTAAACCTCGTCCAACAGCTCGCAGAAGTTGGGATCAAAGAAGTCACCCTCATCGGTGGTGAAGCCTTTCTCCGTTCCGACTGGCTAGAGATTGCCCAAGCAATTACTCAAGTGGGGATGATCTGCGGGATGACGACTGGGGGCTATGGCATCAATTTAGATACTGCTCGAAAAATGAAAGAAGCTGGGATTAGAGTAGTGTCTGTCTCGGTAGATGGGTTAGAAGAAACACACGATCGCTTGCGGGGGAAAAAGGGATCTTGGCAATGGGCATTTAAAACCATGAGCCATCTTAAAGAAGTCGGCATTCCCTTCGGTTGCAATACGCAAATCAACCGCCTTTCTGCCCGAGAATTTCCCCAAATCTACGAATACATCCGCGATGCAGGAGTGTTTGCTTGGCAGATTCAGTTAACTGTACCAATGGGGAATGCAGCCGACAATAACGAGATCCTAGTGCAACCTTACGAACTGCTAGATATTTATCCGATGATTGCTCGCATTGTCCAACGGGCGAACCAAGAGGGAGTAAAGGTACAACCAGGAAATAATATCGGGTATTACGGGCCTTATGAAAGGTTCTTGCGTGGCGGGGATGCTTGGTCATTTTGGCAAGGATGCACGGCGGGACTAGCGGCGTTAGGAATTGAAGCAGATGGGGCAATTAAGGGGTGTCCATCGTTACCGACTGCTGCTTATACAGGAGGAAATATTCGCGATCGCTCTCTGGGAACCATCATTGAGGAAACAGAAGAGTTGCGGTTCAATCTGGGGGCAGATACTCCCAAGGGGACGGAGCATTTGTGGGGGTTCTGTAAAACCTGCGAATTTGCTCAACTCTGTCGCGGGGGCTGTAGTTGGACGGCTCATGTCTTTTTTGACCGCAGAGGAAATAATCCCTACTGTCACCATCGCGCTTTGACTCAGGCAAAACGGGGCATTCGAGAGCGATTTTATTTGGAGCAACCCGCCGCAGGAGTGCCGTTTGATAATGGGAAGTTTGTTTTAGTTGAAGAAGCTATTGATGCACCTTTGCCAGAGAATGAGCCACTTCAGTTTTCTGCTTCTCGTATTCAATGGCCGGATAGTTGGCGGGAGGAGACAGAGTTGACCCGATCTTTGGTGGGGATAAATCATTAA
- a CDS encoding ParA family protein → MKKKAVKRKIRLDVKSNAGGTGKTTLVTHLAYILGKKGYSVTVIELDPLGSLKIFTGAFSKTEDPPPEKTLASVFRDDFKGNYPLFPIWENKIHNVNVILGGAPLEESIHKIYSHSRKYYLLHDRLEDYPLESDIIILDNPGGLEPMGLVALAAATDILVVMQLEYKALYGSAGLINWFYDKINELRLRPEPKILGFVPSQVNIKKVAAHRNIGEEIPNQLQELGISCFPPIRESNQFINASGVGQPIHLFAPACEAIKDFDPIVAKIIELMSQD, encoded by the coding sequence ATGAAAAAGAAAGCAGTTAAAAGAAAAATTAGATTAGATGTTAAATCCAATGCTGGTGGAACTGGAAAAACAACTTTAGTAACACATTTAGCGTACATCCTTGGCAAAAAAGGTTACTCAGTCACAGTTATTGAACTAGACCCATTAGGTTCTCTTAAAATCTTTACGGGGGCTTTTTCAAAAACTGAAGATCCTCCCCCTGAAAAAACCCTAGCGTCTGTTTTCAGAGATGATTTCAAAGGCAATTACCCTTTGTTCCCTATTTGGGAAAACAAAATCCATAATGTCAATGTTATTTTAGGCGGCGCTCCGTTAGAAGAAAGTATTCATAAAATTTACTCTCATTCCAGAAAATATTACCTGCTTCATGATCGTTTAGAAGACTATCCGCTTGAATCTGACATTATTATTCTGGATAACCCAGGTGGTCTGGAACCTATGGGTCTAGTAGCTTTAGCCGCAGCGACAGACATATTGGTTGTAATGCAGCTAGAATATAAAGCTTTGTATGGTTCAGCAGGTTTAATTAATTGGTTTTATGACAAGATCAACGAGTTACGACTACGACCAGAGCCTAAAATATTAGGATTTGTACCGTCACAAGTAAATATAAAGAAAGTAGCCGCCCATCGAAACATTGGAGAAGAAATCCCTAATCAGTTACAAGAGCTTGGGATTTCATGTTTTCCGCCAATTAGAGAATCAAACCAATTTATTAATGCGAGTGGAGTAGGGCAACCCATTCATTTATTTGCACCTGCTTGTGAAGCTATTAAAGACTTTGACCCCATCGTTGCCAAAATTATAGAGCTAATGAGTCAGGACTAA